One part of the Rhodococcus oxybenzonivorans genome encodes these proteins:
- a CDS encoding DNA-formamidopyrimidine glycosylase family protein, with amino-acid sequence MPEGDTVWRTANSLRDALEGHVLTTCDVRVPRYATVDLSGLKVDEVVSRGKHLLIRVGGYSIHTHLKMEGAWHIYRADARWRRPAHQARMVLATEERVAVGFSLGITEILDRSAEAAAVGHLGPDLLGPDWDADTAVRNLRAAGDQPIGVALVDQRNLAGLGNVYRNEVCFLRGVDPHTPVREVTNLPAMVALAHRMIHADKNNPIRHRPWVYGRAGKRCRRCRTVIRSRELGQQDIFFCTYCQPPFDR; translated from the coding sequence ATGCCCGAAGGCGACACCGTCTGGCGCACGGCCAACTCGCTGCGTGACGCACTCGAGGGTCACGTACTGACCACGTGTGATGTGCGGGTTCCGCGGTACGCCACCGTCGACCTGTCCGGGTTGAAGGTCGACGAAGTCGTCAGCCGTGGTAAACATCTCCTCATCCGGGTCGGTGGGTACTCCATCCACACCCATCTGAAGATGGAAGGTGCGTGGCATATCTACCGGGCGGACGCGCGGTGGCGTCGCCCAGCCCATCAAGCCCGTATGGTGCTGGCCACCGAAGAACGTGTCGCTGTGGGCTTCTCCCTCGGCATCACCGAGATACTCGACCGGAGTGCGGAAGCCGCCGCGGTCGGTCACCTCGGGCCCGACCTTCTCGGGCCGGACTGGGATGCAGACACGGCCGTCCGCAATCTCCGGGCGGCCGGTGATCAACCCATCGGTGTTGCCCTCGTCGATCAGCGCAACCTCGCGGGTCTCGGCAATGTCTACCGAAACGAGGTGTGCTTCCTCCGTGGCGTCGATCCCCACACTCCCGTGCGCGAGGTGACAAACCTGCCGGCCATGGTCGCGCTTGCCCATCGCATGATTCACGCAGACAAGAACAATCCGATCCGGCACCGTCCGTGGGTGTACGGCCGTGCGGGCAAGCGTTGCCGCCGGTGCCGAACGGTGATCCGAAGCCGGGAACTCGGGCAGCAGGACATCTTTTTCTGCACCTACTGCCAGCCACCGTTCGACCGCTAG
- a CDS encoding DUF1353 domain-containing protein → MPFQVSADDPARPQPALRVLDHKYFQLTDHFVYVHGETVVTVPGCAPEPCVLRTDLASVPAPLRGLLAPYGRQLLPAIMHDDLCHHAEAHGKSGMALRRRADELFRTALLDEGVGPFRSRIFWVGVEVGRIWTFTTYTRFLLIAHHILGMVCWVVGVPWAIATSHYPAAVGLLALPCVLSLLWRRDFPVALLGCILLPVVTPTYLLTLATAAVLWIPDVTAWLFGRRVTRKPPPLGPPTTVLR, encoded by the coding sequence ATGCCGTTTCAGGTATCAGCGGACGACCCGGCTCGTCCACAGCCGGCCCTTCGGGTGCTCGACCACAAATACTTTCAGCTCACCGACCACTTCGTGTACGTCCACGGTGAGACGGTGGTGACGGTGCCCGGTTGCGCGCCGGAGCCGTGCGTACTCCGGACCGACCTCGCCTCCGTTCCCGCGCCGCTTCGGGGGCTGCTCGCTCCGTATGGCCGCCAGCTGCTTCCCGCGATCATGCACGACGATCTGTGTCACCATGCGGAAGCTCACGGAAAATCTGGCATGGCGCTACGCCGCCGGGCCGACGAGTTGTTCCGGACTGCGCTGCTCGACGAGGGCGTCGGACCGTTTCGCAGCCGGATCTTCTGGGTCGGGGTAGAGGTCGGGCGGATCTGGACTTTCACCACGTACACGAGGTTCCTGCTGATCGCCCACCACATCCTCGGAATGGTGTGCTGGGTGGTGGGAGTGCCGTGGGCGATCGCCACCTCCCACTACCCAGCAGCGGTCGGTCTCCTCGCGCTTCCGTGTGTCCTCTCACTCCTGTGGCGCAGGGACTTTCCCGTGGCACTGCTCGGATGCATACTCCTGCCGGTGGTCACACCGACCTACCTGCTGACGCTGGCGACCGCGGCAGTGCTGTGGATCCCGGACGTGACCGCCTGGCTGTTCGGCCGCAGAGTGACGCGCAAGCCCCCACCGCTCGGACCGCCGACCACGGTGTTGCGCTAG
- a CDS encoding TetR/AcrR family transcriptional regulator encodes MTLEDRREARRAALLRAGITLLGAPAGPAVNVRAVCRAASLTERYFYESFADRDEFVRSVYSTVGDEAQAALLGAVASAHTARARAEAAVEAFVELMVDNPERGRVLLLAPLSEPALSRRGMDLMPGFVTLVHDQLSAVDDEVEKQLVAIGVVGALTTLFIGYLDGTVAASREQFVAHCVTLVMEANRSGHE; translated from the coding sequence GTGACGTTGGAAGACCGCCGCGAAGCCCGGCGAGCGGCGCTCCTGCGGGCAGGAATCACGCTCCTGGGCGCCCCTGCAGGGCCTGCAGTCAACGTCCGGGCCGTCTGCCGTGCGGCCTCGTTGACCGAGCGCTACTTCTACGAGTCGTTTGCCGACCGCGACGAGTTCGTCCGATCCGTCTATTCCACGGTCGGCGACGAGGCACAGGCGGCGCTTCTGGGCGCGGTGGCGTCGGCCCACACTGCGCGGGCGCGAGCCGAGGCCGCCGTCGAAGCGTTCGTCGAGCTGATGGTCGACAACCCCGAGAGGGGTCGTGTGCTGCTGCTCGCGCCGCTGTCCGAGCCCGCGCTGAGTCGGCGGGGAATGGACCTCATGCCCGGGTTCGTAACGCTCGTCCACGACCAACTCTCGGCCGTGGATGACGAGGTGGAGAAGCAACTTGTCGCGATCGGCGTCGTCGGCGCGCTCACGACGTTGTTCATCGGATATCTCGACGGAACCGTTGCCGCGTCGCGCGAGCAATTCGTCGCCCATTGCGTCACTCTGGTGATGGAGGCCAACCGGTCCGGCCACGAATGA
- a CDS encoding oxygenase MpaB family protein produces the protein MRSQTNSEGASVQATAPTPLGPDSLTWKYFGDWRGMLQGVWAGSMQNMHPGLGAGVEEHSEFFDERWERLYRSLYPIGGVVFDGDRAQQTAEQVRGYHNTIKGVDKHGRKYHALDPDTFYWAHATFFMGTILTGDNFMGGLTEEQKRQLFTEHIQWYRLYGMSMRPVPETWEAFLEYWDHMCRNVLEDNKATRDVLNLSGLGVPPFLTWLPDRVWAILRIPVARGFVWLTVGMYDEPVRERLGYRWTARDERLHTLVGRTVNALFRLVPWRYRYHPRARAGWDRETGRTRRDAPLVHTPPRNLPPLGRRDDPKHYSPRV, from the coding sequence GTGCGTAGTCAAACGAACTCGGAGGGTGCGTCCGTGCAGGCCACCGCTCCCACACCGCTCGGACCTGATTCGCTGACCTGGAAGTACTTCGGCGACTGGCGGGGAATGCTGCAAGGCGTCTGGGCCGGCTCGATGCAGAACATGCATCCGGGCCTCGGCGCTGGAGTCGAAGAGCATTCCGAGTTCTTCGACGAACGGTGGGAGCGCCTGTACCGCTCGCTCTACCCGATCGGGGGCGTGGTCTTCGACGGTGACCGCGCCCAGCAGACTGCAGAGCAGGTCCGGGGATACCACAACACCATCAAGGGCGTCGACAAGCACGGACGGAAGTATCACGCCCTAGATCCCGACACCTTCTATTGGGCGCACGCCACGTTCTTCATGGGCACAATCCTCACGGGCGACAATTTCATGGGCGGCCTCACCGAGGAGCAGAAGCGGCAACTGTTCACCGAACACATCCAGTGGTACCGCCTGTACGGAATGAGCATGCGCCCGGTCCCGGAGACCTGGGAAGCGTTCCTGGAGTATTGGGACCACATGTGCCGCAACGTCCTCGAAGACAACAAGGCTACCCGTGACGTCCTCAACCTTTCCGGCCTGGGCGTCCCACCGTTTCTGACGTGGCTCCCCGACCGGGTGTGGGCGATCCTGCGCATCCCGGTCGCCAGGGGATTCGTCTGGCTGACAGTGGGGATGTACGACGAACCGGTACGCGAGCGCCTCGGATACCGCTGGACGGCACGCGATGAGCGACTGCACACCCTGGTGGGCCGGACGGTGAATGCCCTGTTCCGCCTCGTCCCGTGGCGCTACCGTTACCATCCTCGCGCCCGCGCCGGGTGGGACCGTGAGACCGGGCGCACCCGCCGGGACGCCCCGCTGGTGCATACGCCGCCGCGGAACCTGCCGCCCCTCGGGCGTCGCGACGACCCGAAGCACTACAGCCCGCGGGTGTGA
- the glpD gene encoding glycerol-3-phosphate dehydrogenase: MSSSPGVQFLGPTQRDAAWEKLQTEQFDVVVIGGGVVGAGAALDAATRGLKVALVEARDYASGTSSRSSKMFHGGLRYLEQLEFGLVREALRERELSLTTLAPHLVKPLKFLFPITHRVWERPYMAAGIFLYDRMGGAKSVPAQKHLTRAGALRMAPGLKRNSLTGGIQYYDTVVDDARHTMTVARTAAHYGAVVRTSTQVVGFLREADRVSGVRIRDCEDGRTAEVQAHVVINATGVWTDEIQALSRQRGRFRVRASKGVHIVVPRDRIVSDAAIILRTEKSVLFVIPWGSHWIIGTTDTDWNLDLAHPAATKADIDYILGHVNKVLVTALTHEDIDGVYAGLRPLLAGESDETSKLSREHAVARVAPGLVAIAGGKYTTYRVMAEDAVDLAADDIPARVAPSITEKVPLAGADGYYALVNQTVHLGQLYGLHPYRVKHLLDRYGSLIGEVLDLAEGKPELLQPITDAPAYLQVEAVYAAAAEGALHLDDILTRRTRIGIEYSHRGVNCAEQVAQLVAPVLGWDSDMIDRELKTYRARVEAEVQSQAQPDDLSADALRAAAPESRVELLEPPVSVSEVP; encoded by the coding sequence TTGAGTAGTTCGCCAGGTGTGCAGTTCCTCGGTCCCACGCAGCGCGACGCTGCGTGGGAGAAGCTGCAGACCGAACAGTTCGACGTCGTCGTGATCGGCGGCGGTGTCGTCGGTGCCGGTGCGGCCCTCGACGCAGCCACCCGCGGACTCAAGGTCGCCCTGGTCGAGGCGCGGGACTATGCGTCCGGAACGTCGAGCCGCTCGTCGAAGATGTTCCACGGCGGGTTGCGCTATCTCGAACAGCTCGAGTTCGGGCTGGTGCGGGAGGCCCTGCGGGAACGTGAATTGTCGCTGACGACGCTGGCGCCCCATCTCGTGAAGCCGCTCAAGTTCCTGTTTCCCATCACCCATCGGGTATGGGAACGCCCCTACATGGCGGCGGGGATCTTCCTCTACGACCGGATGGGCGGAGCCAAATCGGTGCCCGCGCAGAAACACCTCACCCGGGCAGGTGCCTTGCGGATGGCACCGGGACTCAAACGGAACTCGCTGACCGGCGGCATCCAGTATTACGACACCGTCGTGGACGACGCGCGCCACACCATGACCGTCGCCCGAACCGCTGCCCACTACGGCGCGGTGGTGCGCACGTCCACTCAGGTCGTGGGTTTCCTGCGGGAAGCGGATCGCGTGTCCGGCGTTCGGATCCGTGACTGTGAAGACGGGCGAACCGCAGAGGTGCAGGCGCACGTCGTCATCAACGCGACCGGTGTCTGGACGGACGAGATACAGGCGCTTTCCCGGCAGCGCGGCCGATTCCGTGTCCGCGCCTCCAAGGGTGTGCACATCGTGGTACCGCGGGATCGCATCGTGAGCGATGCCGCCATCATCCTGCGGACCGAGAAGTCGGTGCTGTTCGTGATCCCGTGGGGTAGCCACTGGATCATCGGAACCACCGACACGGACTGGAATCTCGACCTCGCCCATCCGGCAGCTACCAAAGCCGATATCGATTACATTCTGGGCCACGTCAACAAGGTCCTGGTGACGGCCCTCACGCACGAGGACATCGACGGTGTCTACGCAGGTCTGCGCCCCCTCCTCGCAGGGGAAAGCGACGAGACCTCCAAGCTGTCGCGCGAGCATGCCGTCGCGCGCGTGGCGCCCGGATTGGTCGCGATCGCGGGCGGCAAATACACCACGTACCGGGTGATGGCCGAGGACGCGGTGGATCTTGCTGCCGATGACATTCCGGCCAGGGTCGCGCCCTCGATAACCGAGAAGGTGCCGCTGGCTGGTGCGGACGGCTACTACGCGCTGGTGAACCAGACCGTGCACCTGGGTCAGCTGTACGGACTTCACCCCTACCGCGTCAAGCATCTCCTCGACCGGTACGGTTCGCTCATCGGTGAAGTGCTCGATCTGGCGGAGGGTAAACCCGAACTGCTGCAGCCCATTACCGACGCACCGGCCTACCTTCAGGTCGAGGCCGTCTATGCCGCTGCGGCAGAGGGTGCGCTGCACCTCGACGACATTCTGACCAGAAGGACGCGTATCGGGATCGAATACTCGCATCGTGGTGTGAACTGCGCCGAGCAGGTCGCACAGCTGGTGGCCCCCGTCCTCGGCTGGGACTCCGACATGATCGACCGCGAACTGAAGACCTACCGTGCGCGTGTGGAGGCGGAGGTGCAGTCCCAAGCGCAGCCGGACGACCTCTCCGCGGACGCGTTGCGGGCGGCGGCACCCGAATCTCGCGTCGAATTGCTCGAACCGCCCGTCAGTGTGTCAGAAGTACCTTGA
- the glpK gene encoding glycerol kinase GlpK, translated as MRVIQYIAAIDQGTTSSRCMIFDHDGAVVSVAQKEHQQILPRAGWVEHDPKELWINTREVVASALAKADLTKRDIAAIGITNQRETAVVWDRNTGEPVYNAIVWQDTRTDELCTRLGGDEGPGLYQKRTGLPLSTYFAGPKVRWILDNVDGARTRADAGELCFGTIDSWILWHITEGTHVTDVTNASRTLLMNLETLDWDPDICADFEIPLSMLPEIRSSSEIYGVGRPHGTLPGVPVAGILGDQQAATFGQACLSEGEAKNTYGTGNFLLLNTGTTPVHSKHGLLTTLCYKIGNAPAVYALEGSVAVTGSLVQWLRDNLGIISSAEDIEPLANSVDDNGGAYVVPAFSGLFAPRWRPDARGVIAGLTRFVNKGHLARAALEATAYQTREVIEAMRADSGVELASLKVDGGMVVNETLMQFQADILGVPVIRPVVSETTALGAAYAAGLAVGFWSGEQDIRDNWAMDKRWEPGMDEAESTRLFAEWNKAVERTYDWA; from the coding sequence ATGCGTGTGATTCAGTACATCGCTGCGATAGACCAGGGCACCACCTCGAGCCGCTGCATGATCTTCGATCACGACGGAGCGGTGGTCAGCGTCGCTCAGAAGGAACACCAGCAGATCCTTCCCCGTGCCGGTTGGGTGGAGCACGACCCGAAAGAGCTGTGGATCAATACGCGCGAAGTGGTGGCATCCGCCCTTGCGAAGGCGGATCTCACCAAACGCGACATCGCCGCCATCGGTATCACCAATCAGCGCGAGACTGCGGTGGTGTGGGACCGGAATACCGGAGAACCGGTGTACAACGCCATCGTCTGGCAGGACACCCGGACCGACGAGCTGTGCACCCGGCTCGGCGGCGACGAGGGGCCCGGGCTTTATCAGAAGCGTACGGGCCTGCCGCTGTCGACGTATTTCGCAGGACCCAAGGTGCGATGGATCCTCGACAACGTCGACGGCGCCCGTACACGAGCAGATGCCGGCGAACTGTGTTTCGGCACCATCGACAGCTGGATTCTGTGGCATATCACGGAAGGCACGCACGTGACAGATGTCACCAACGCCTCCCGTACGTTGCTGATGAATCTGGAGACACTCGACTGGGATCCGGACATCTGCGCCGACTTCGAGATCCCACTGTCGATGCTTCCCGAAATACGCAGCTCCTCCGAGATCTACGGCGTGGGCCGTCCCCACGGCACCCTTCCCGGAGTACCGGTCGCAGGGATCCTCGGTGATCAGCAGGCCGCGACATTCGGGCAGGCCTGCCTGTCCGAGGGAGAAGCGAAGAACACGTACGGGACGGGGAACTTCTTGCTCCTCAATACGGGGACCACCCCCGTGCACAGTAAGCACGGCCTTTTGACCACGCTGTGCTACAAGATCGGGAACGCTCCTGCCGTGTACGCGCTCGAGGGGTCGGTGGCGGTCACCGGTTCACTGGTCCAATGGCTGCGGGACAACCTGGGGATCATCTCGTCGGCCGAAGACATCGAGCCGCTGGCGAATTCGGTCGACGACAACGGAGGTGCCTATGTCGTCCCGGCGTTCTCCGGGTTGTTCGCACCTCGGTGGCGACCGGACGCGCGCGGTGTGATCGCAGGCCTCACCCGTTTCGTGAACAAGGGTCACCTCGCCAGGGCGGCTCTCGAAGCCACCGCCTATCAGACCCGGGAAGTGATCGAGGCCATGCGTGCCGACTCCGGAGTCGAGCTCGCCTCACTCAAGGTGGACGGCGGCATGGTCGTCAACGAAACACTGATGCAGTTCCAGGCCGACATCCTCGGAGTTCCGGTCATCCGCCCCGTCGTCAGCGAGACCACCGCGCTGGGCGCCGCCTACGCCGCGGGACTGGCCGTCGGCTTCTGGTCCGGTGAACAGGATATTCGCGACAACTGGGCAATGGACAAGCGGTGGGAACCCGGGATGGACGAAGCGGAGTCCACCAGGCTGTTCGCCGAGTGGAACAAGGCCGTCGAGCGCACCTACGACTGGGCGTGA
- a CDS encoding PLP-dependent aminotransferase family protein, with protein MPHTFSRRMDGLRSSAIRDLLTLTARPDVVSLAGGLPDPEFIPRERIRKEAECALADPASVQYGETTGLRRLRDVLAAREGARIGRALDPGQVVVTHGSQQALSLLAQVLLDPADIVVVEEPAYTGALQVFRAAQADIRAVPLDRDGMDTTALQELLEAGVRPTVVHTVSNFHNPRGVVLAADRRERLAALADRYGFWVIEDDPYGELFFDAPPPPPVATFSDRVIRLSSASKILAPALRVGWLHGDRAVCEAVELLKQGADLCGSSLTHQITAAMLSDEAWLALHLDTLRTRYGARSRALTAATTTTFGNAATLSDVKGGMFCWVEFTDDTIDTADLLPTAVEHGVAFVPGSAFGVGADLGAALRLCFATCPEDVLAGACERLGSAYLAHAQS; from the coding sequence ATGCCGCACACATTTTCCCGCCGGATGGACGGCCTGCGCAGTTCCGCCATCCGTGACCTCCTCACCCTTACCGCCCGGCCGGACGTCGTCAGCCTGGCCGGCGGTCTCCCCGATCCCGAATTCATTCCGCGAGAACGAATTCGGAAGGAAGCGGAGTGCGCGCTCGCCGATCCCGCCTCGGTCCAGTACGGCGAAACCACGGGCCTGCGCCGATTGCGTGACGTGCTCGCTGCCCGTGAGGGCGCCCGGATCGGACGGGCGTTGGACCCGGGCCAGGTGGTCGTCACCCACGGATCGCAGCAGGCGTTGAGCCTCCTCGCTCAGGTTCTACTCGACCCGGCCGATATCGTGGTTGTCGAAGAGCCCGCGTATACCGGTGCGCTGCAGGTATTTCGGGCGGCTCAGGCGGACATCCGTGCGGTGCCGCTCGATCGCGACGGCATGGACACGACCGCGCTGCAGGAACTTCTCGAAGCGGGCGTGCGCCCGACTGTCGTCCACACGGTGAGTAACTTCCACAATCCCCGTGGTGTCGTTCTCGCCGCCGATCGGCGGGAGCGTTTGGCGGCGCTGGCCGACCGGTACGGTTTCTGGGTCATCGAGGACGACCCGTACGGCGAGTTGTTTTTCGACGCTCCGCCGCCCCCTCCGGTCGCTACATTCTCGGACCGGGTGATCCGCCTGTCCAGTGCCTCGAAGATTCTGGCTCCGGCGTTGCGGGTCGGCTGGTTGCACGGTGATCGCGCTGTGTGCGAGGCGGTGGAACTTCTCAAACAGGGCGCGGACCTGTGCGGCTCCTCGCTCACTCACCAGATCACGGCGGCGATGTTGTCGGACGAGGCGTGGCTGGCACTTCACCTCGACACGCTCCGTACCCGTTACGGTGCCCGGTCCCGAGCCTTGACCGCCGCGACGACGACCACGTTCGGTAATGCTGCGACGCTGTCCGACGTGAAGGGCGGGATGTTCTGCTGGGTCGAGTTCACCGACGACACCATCGACACCGCGGATCTGCTGCCGACGGCGGTCGAGCACGGTGTGGCGTTCGTACCCGGGTCGGCGTTCGGTGTCGGTGCAGACCTCGGCGCCGCACTACGACTGTGCTTCGCCACCTGCCCGGAGGACGTTCTGGCAGGCGCCTGCGAGAGACTTGGCAGCGCCTACCTGGCTCACGCCCAGTCGTAG
- a CDS encoding NAD(P)H-quinone dehydrogenase: protein MTRIVIIGGGPAGYEAALVAAQHGAAVSLIDSDGVGGACVLYDCVPSKTFIASTGVRTDMRRATDLGIALDPAQATIALPQIHARVKSLAQAQSADIRTRLQTVGVELLSGTAELTDPRLGMASHQVCATLANGEQKTLDADVVLIATGASPRVIAGAEPDGERILTWRDLYDLDELPTHLVVVGSGVTGAEFVSAYTEMGVKVTLVSSRDRVLPGEDADAALVLEDVLAERGVTLVKHARADAVKRTEDGVVVVLADGRTVEGSHALMTVGSVPNTENLGLEKVGIELDKGGYLRVDRVSRTPVSGIYAAGDCTGLLPLASVAAMQGRIAMYHALGEGVSPIKLKTVASAVFTRPEIATVGVSQAAIDNGEVPARTVMLPLNTNPRAKMSGLRRGFVKIFCRPATGVVIGGVVVAPNGSELILPIAIAVQNNLTVNDLAATFSVYPSLTGSITEAARQLMRHDDLD from the coding sequence ATGACCCGAATCGTGATCATTGGTGGCGGGCCTGCCGGATACGAGGCAGCGTTGGTGGCCGCTCAGCACGGCGCCGCCGTCTCCTTGATCGATTCGGACGGGGTGGGCGGGGCGTGCGTTCTGTACGACTGTGTGCCCTCCAAGACATTCATCGCCTCGACGGGTGTACGCACGGACATGCGCCGTGCCACCGATTTGGGTATCGCTCTCGATCCGGCGCAGGCCACCATTGCCCTGCCTCAGATCCACGCCCGGGTGAAGAGTCTCGCTCAGGCTCAGTCCGCCGACATCCGAACCAGGCTCCAGACGGTCGGTGTCGAGCTGCTCTCCGGTACTGCGGAGCTCACCGACCCGCGCCTCGGCATGGCATCACATCAGGTCTGCGCCACCCTCGCGAACGGCGAGCAGAAGACGCTCGATGCCGACGTCGTCCTCATCGCCACCGGTGCCAGTCCTCGGGTGATCGCCGGGGCCGAGCCGGACGGTGAGCGGATCCTCACCTGGCGTGACCTCTACGACCTCGACGAATTGCCCACCCACCTCGTCGTCGTAGGTTCCGGTGTGACCGGCGCGGAGTTCGTGTCCGCCTACACCGAAATGGGTGTCAAGGTAACGCTGGTGTCGAGCCGAGACCGGGTGCTCCCCGGTGAGGACGCCGACGCCGCACTCGTACTCGAGGACGTTCTGGCCGAACGTGGTGTCACCCTCGTCAAGCACGCGCGGGCCGACGCGGTCAAGCGCACCGAAGACGGTGTGGTCGTCGTGCTCGCCGACGGACGAACCGTGGAGGGCAGTCACGCCTTGATGACGGTCGGCTCGGTTCCCAACACCGAGAACCTCGGACTCGAGAAGGTCGGCATCGAACTGGACAAGGGCGGATATCTGCGAGTCGACCGAGTGTCGCGGACGCCGGTCTCGGGCATCTACGCCGCGGGTGACTGCACGGGGCTGCTGCCGTTGGCCTCGGTTGCCGCCATGCAGGGTCGCATCGCGATGTACCACGCTCTGGGCGAGGGCGTGAGTCCCATCAAGCTGAAGACGGTGGCCTCGGCGGTGTTCACCCGGCCCGAAATCGCCACGGTAGGCGTCAGTCAGGCCGCGATCGACAACGGCGAAGTGCCGGCCCGCACCGTCATGCTCCCGCTCAACACCAATCCGCGGGCAAAAATGTCCGGCCTGCGGCGCGGCTTCGTGAAGATCTTCTGCCGACCTGCCACCGGTGTGGTGATCGGTGGCGTCGTGGTGGCGCCCAACGGGTCGGAGCTGATCCTGCCCATCGCGATCGCTGTCCAGAACAACCTGACCGTCAACGACTTGGCAGCGACGTTCTCGGTGTACCCCTCGCTGACCGGCTCGATCACCGAGGCCGCCCGCCAGCTGATGCGCCACGACGATCTGGACTGA